In a genomic window of Glycine max cultivar Williams 82 chromosome 13, Glycine_max_v4.0, whole genome shotgun sequence:
- the LOC100798007 gene encoding probable LRR receptor-like serine/threonine-protein kinase At1g67720 isoform X2 → MENRVPFFFFFLFSFSLLLLLLLELSSAQMPGFVSLDCGGKENFTDEIGLNWTPDKLRYGEISNISVANETRKQYTALRHFPADSRKYCYTLDVVSRTRYLLRASFLYGNFDANNVYPKFDIFIGATHWSTIVISDANTIEMRELIFLALSPTVSVCLSNATTGKPFISTLELRQFNGSVYYTYTEEHFYLSVSARINFGADSDAPIRYPDDPFDRIWESDSVKKANYLVDVAAGTRKISTNKSIDVNSDEMPPMKVMQTAVVGTNGSLTYRLNLDGFPGFAWAFTYFAEIEDLAENESRKFRLVLPGHSDISKAVVNIEENAPGKYRLYEPGYTNLSLPFVLSFRFGKTSDSSRGPLLNAMEINEYLEKNDGSPDGEVISSVLSHYFSADWAQEGGDPCLPVPWSWVRCSSDQQPKIISILLSSKNLTGNIPLDITKLTGLVELRLDGNMLTGPIPDFTGCMDLKIIHLENNQLTGALSTSLANLPNLRELYVQNNMLSGTVPSDLLSKDLDLNYTGNTNLHKGSRKKSHLYVIIGSAVGAAVLLVATIISCLVMRKGKTKYYEQNSLVSHPSQSMDSSKSIGPSEVAHCFSFSEIENSTNNFEKKIGSGGFGVVYYGKLKDGKEIAVKVLTSNSYQGKREFSNEVTLLSRIHHRNLVQLLGYCREEGNSMLIYEFMHNGTLKEHLYGPLTHGRSINWMKRLEIAEDSAKGIEYLHTGCVPAVIHRDLKSSNILLDKHMRAKVSDFGLSKLAVDGASHVSSIVRGTVGYLDPEYYISQQLTDKSDIYSFGVILLELISGQEAISNDSFGANCRNIVQWAKLHIESGDIQGIIDPVLQNNYDLQSMWKIAEKALMCVQPHGHMRPSISEVLKEIQDAIAIEREAEGNSDEPRNSVHSSINMGSMDLAATENYLSIDESIAQPIAR, encoded by the exons ATGGAGAATAGGgtacccttcttcttcttcttcttgttctctTTCTCACTCCTGCTGCTACTTCTCTTGGAACTTTCTTCTGCTCAGATGCCAG GTTTTGTAAGTTTGGATTGTGGTGGTAAAGAAAATTTTACAGATGAAATTGGTCTTAATTGGACTCCCGACAAACTTAGGTATGGAGAAATAAGCAATATATCTGTTGCCAATGAGACACGGAAGCAATACACAGCACTACGACATTTTCCTGCTGATTCCAGAAAATACTGCTACACACTTGATGTTGTTAGTAGGACAAGGTACCTACTGAGAGCGTCATTCTTGTACGGGAACTTTGATGCAAACAATGTTTATCcaaaatttgacatttttattGGTGCTACTCATTGGTCGACTATAGTTATATCTGATGCTAACACTATAGAAATGAGAGAgcttatatttttggctttaagtCCTACAGTCAGTGTATGTTTATCAAATGCAACAACTGGGAAGCCATTCATATCTACGCTTGAACTCCGGCAATTCAATGGTTCAGTTTATTATACGTACACTGAGGAACACTTTTACCTCAGTGTCTCTGCAAGGATAAATTTTGGTGCAGATAGTGATGCCCCAATCAG GTATCCTGATGACCCATTTGATAGAATTTGGGAGTCAGATTCTGTCAAGAAAGCAAATTATCTTGTTGATGTTGCTGCCGGAACTAGGAAAATTTCCACAAACAAATCAATTGATGTTAACAGTGATGAAATGCCACCGATGAAAGTAATGCAGACTGCTGTGGTGGGCACAAACGGATCTCTAACTTACCGTTTGAATTTGGATGGTTTTCCTGGTTTTGCATGGGCATTTACCTATTTTGCAGAAATTGAAGATTTGGCTGAAAATGAATCCAGAAAATTCAGGCTAGTACTTCCCGGTCATTCAGATATTAGCAAGGCTGTGGTAAATATTGAAGAAAATGCTCCAGGAAAATATCGCCTTTACGAACCAGGATATACCAATTTATCCCTACCCTTTGTTTTGTCCTTTAGATTTGGCAAAACATCTGATTCTTCTAGGGGCCCTCTTCTAAATGCCATGGAGATTAATGAGTATTTGGAGAAAAATGATGGCTCTCCTGATG GAGAAGTGATATCTAGTGTACTTTCACACTACTTCTCAGCTGATTGGGCACAAGAAGGGGGTGACCCGTGTCTACCTGTTCCATGGTCATGGGTCCGCTGTAGCTCAGATCAACagccaaaaataatttcaat TTTGTTGTCTAGTAAAAACTTGACCGGCAATATTCCTTTGGACATAACGAAATTGACTGGTTTGGTTGAACT ACGGCTTGATGGTAATATGTTGACTGGCCCAATACCAGATTTCACGGGATGCATGGACTTAAAGATCAT TCATCTTGAGAACAATCAGTTGACAGGTGCACTCTCAACCTCTTTGGCGAACCTTCCAAATTTGAGGGAACT GTATGTCCAAAATAATATGTTATCCGGAACTGTACCATCGGATCTTCTGAGTAAAGATTTGGATTTGAA CTACACTGGAAACACTAATCTTCATAAAGGTAGCAGAAAAAAGAGTCACTTGTATGTGATTATTGGTTCAGCAGTTGGGGCTGCTGTTCTACTTGTGGCCACTATTATATCGTGCTTGGTTATGCGTAAAGGAAAGACAAAATATTACGAACAAA ACagccttgtttctcacccttctcAGAGTATGGATTCTTCTAAGAGCATTGGTCCTTCTGAAGTGGCACACTGCTTCAGCTTTTCTGAAATTGAAAATTCTACaaataattttgagaaaaaaattggttccggAGGTTTTGGAGTTGTTTACTATGGGAAACTGAAAGATGGAAAAGAGATAGCAGTTAAAGTTCTAACCAGCAATTCCTATCAGGGAAAACGAGAGTTCTCCAATGAG GTAACTCTTCTCTCAAGAATACATCATAGAAACTTGGTACAGCTTCTCGGGTATTGTCGAGAAGAAGGAAATAGCATGCTTATTTATGAGTTCATGCATAATGGAACTCTCAAGGAACATCTTTATG GCCCATTAACACATGGACGGAGCATCAATTGGATGAAGCGCCTTGAGATTGCAGAAGACTCTGCAAAAG GGATTGAGTATCTTCACACAGGCTGTGTTCCTGCTGTCATCCATCGAGACTTAAAAAGCAGCAACATTCTTCTTGACAAACACATGAGAGCCAAGGTTTCAGATTTTGGTCTCTCAAAACTTGCTGTGGATGGAGCCTCCCATGTGTCAAGCATAGTTCGTGGGACGGTAGGATATTTGGATCCCGA GTACTATATTTCCCAGCAGCTTACTGACAAGAGTGATATTTATAGTTTTGGTGTAATTCTTCTTGAACTCATATCTGGTCAAGAAGCAATATCTAATGACAGCTTTGGTGCTAATTGCCGAAACATAGTCCAGTGG GCAAAATTACACATTGAGAGTGGAGATATACAAGGTATTATTGATCCTGTGCTACAAAACAACTATGACCTACAATCAATGTGGAAAATAGCAGAGAAGGCATTAATGTGTGTTCAACCACATGGACATATGCGACCATCAATTTCAGAAGTTCTGAAGGAGATCCAAGATGCAATTGCTATTGAGAGAGAGGCTGAAGGTAATTCGGATGAGCCAAGAAATTCAGTTCATTCTTCAATCAACATGGGTTCTATGGATTTGGCTGCAACTGAGAACTACCTCTCAATTGATGAATCCATTGCACAGCCTATTGCACGATAG
- the LOC100798530 gene encoding E3 ubiquitin-protein ligase UPL4, which translates to MGSRGQKRPEMVDELPADKRACTSLDFRPSTSNSSVQTQMNSTVEAHDHDMDTSSSASASSQSEGEPEKDSAYGSCDSDDMEQHHSTLREYHRQRLSSDHGKFKNIIYSLSGQSEPSSQLAVLTELCEVLSFCTEGSISSMTSDLLSPLLVKLAQNESNPDIMLFSIRAITYICDLYPRSAAFLVHHDAVPTLCQRLLAIEYQDVAEQCLQALEKISREQPLACLQAGAIMAVLNYIDFFSTSIQRVALSTVVNICKKLPSESPSPFMEAVPILCNLLQYEDRQLVENVATCLIKIVERVVQSSEMLDELCNHGLIPQVTHLLSLNGRTSLSPLIYNGLIGLLVKLSSGSLVAFRTLYELNISSILREILSTFDLSHGVSTSQHVGGHCNQVYEALKLLNELLPVQAKDQNDQLMLNKESFLESSPDLLQRLGMDVFPMLIKVFNSGASIYVCHGCLSVMYKLVSLRKSDMLVELLKNANISSFLAGVFTQKDHHMLMLALQIAEIILQNFSDNFLKLFVKEGVFFAIDALLTPERSSKLMYPAFGGIQLSLDCSQKSSSRDTLKCLCYAFSTSQSPTSSETRNCKLDKDSLYNLAEHIKNKFLAPELFDSEKGLTDILQNLRALSNDLLSMSTDNGALGVHEEKINNILYQIMDKLTGKEQVSTFEFIESGVVKSLINCLSHGQYIRENKGVQGVCYYNPVIEKRFEALASVCLCASQHLSSEKPLSMLIRNLQTALTSLEAFPIVLSNGPKLRNSFASVPNGCSIPYPCLKVHFVKGEGETFLNDYTEYFHTVDPFSSVHSIERYLWPKVSAKSTEHTKSSSIQVVLQPESPPLQSPSNASSVPVEIPVILGTPDRMTDLPEPQKEEPKLSQPRRGQAVDENVGESSSSGTQGYAEQELQMNAEPNSKLEKQHPASCSNEAGQKLVFYLEGQRLDPKLTLYQAILRNAIKQNADSFSSAKLWSQVHIITYRRDVESEDILPPECYSSPQHFSDEKVLSYYQHTPFFSDMFSCELVSDLEKSSPTYDILFLLKSLESMNRIIFHLMSRERICAFAKGKVDNLDSLEITVPSVPQFEFVSSKLTEKLEQQMRDSLAVSIGGMPLWCNQLMASCPFLFSFEARCKYFKLEAFGQPQVQPHISHNGSGTVSDRRLGPGGLPRKKFLVHRDRILESAAQMMDLHASNKVVLEVEYDEEVGTGLGPTLEFYTLVCQEFQKSGLGMWREDASSFTLKTNMEAEDIGTHSFYGLFPRPWSSMQDTSGGIQFSEVIKNFFLLGQVVAKALQDGRILDLHFSKAFYKLILGKELSLYDIQSFDPGLGKVLQEFQALVIRKKFVESVSGGNSELQHGLSFRDTRIEDLCLDFTLPGFPDIVLASGTDHTMVNTRNLEDYVSLIVDATVRSGVSRQVEAFKSGFNQVFSIDHLRIFNEEELERMLCGECDSWAVNELGDHIKFDHGYTASSPPIINLLEIVREFDNEQRRAFLQFVTGAPRLPPGGLASLNPKLTIVRKHCSNRADTDLPSVMTCANYLKLPPYSSKERMKEKLLYAITEGQGSFHLS; encoded by the exons ATGGGAAGTCGAGGCCAAAAGCGTCCCGAAATGGTTGATGAACTGCCTGCCGATAAGCGGGCGTGCACTTCGTTGGATTTTAGGCCAAGCACTTCAAACTCATCAGTTCAAACCCAGATGAATTCAACAGTGGAGGCGCATGATCATGACATGGATACTTCCTCATCTGCTTCGGCTTCTAGTCAATCAGAGGGAGAGCCAGAGAAGGATTCAGCTTATGGATCGTGTGATTCGGATGACATGGAGCAACATCATAGCACTCTCCGTGAATATCACAGGCAGAGACTGTCCAGTGATCATgggaaatttaaaaatattatatatagctTGAGTGGTCAGTCTGAACCCTCTAGTCAATTAGCTGTACTAACTGAACTTTGTGAAGTTCTGTCATTTTGTACAGAGGGTTCAATCTCCAGCATGACTTCAGACTTGTTATCACCACTACTTGTAAAGCTGGCACAGAATGAGAGTAACCCGGATATAATGTTGTTTTCCATTAGGGCCATCACATATATATGTGATCTGTATCCTCGATCTGCTGCTTTTCTTGTTCATCATGATGCTGTTCCTACTTTATGTCAAAGATTATTGGCGATTGAGTATCAAGATGTAGCTGAACAG TGTCTCCAAGCATTGGAAAAAATATCACGCGAGCAACCACTTGCTTGCTTACAGGCTGGGGCAATTATGGCTGTACTAAACTATATTGACTTCTTCTCAACAAGCATACAG AGAGTCGCGCTTTCTACTGTGGTGAACATATGCAAGAAGCTTCCTTCTGAAAGCCCTTCACCTTTCATGGAGGCTGTGCCTATACTATGCAATCTTCTTCAGTATGAGGATCGACAG CTTGTTGAAAATGTTGCTACCTGCTTAATCAAAATTGTGGAGCGAGTTGTGCAGTCCTCAGAAATGTTGGATGAGCTTTGTAACCATGGATTGATTCCACAGGTTACACATCTTTTAAGTTTAAATGGTCGGACATCACTATCTCCATTAATTTACAAT GGATTGATAGGATTACTTGTCAAACTTTCATCTGGATCACTTGTAGCCTTCAGGACATTATATGAACTCAATATAAGCAGCATTTTGAGAGAGATATTATCTACATTTGACCTCTCACATGGAGTATCAACTTCACAGCATGTTGGTGGACACTGTAATCAG GTATATGAAGCACTCAAATTGCTAAATGAGCTTCTCCCTGTCCAAGCTAAAGATCAGAATGATCAACTCATGCTAAACAAAGAATCCTTTCTGGAGAGTAGCCCAGATCTCCTGCAAAGGCTTGGAATGGATGTGTTTCCCATGTTAATCAAG GTGTTCAATTCTGGTGCAAGTATATATGTCTGCCATGGATGTCTATCTGTAATGTACAAGCTGGTTAGTTTGAGGAAATCTGACATGCTTGTTGAATTGCTTAAGAATGCCAATATTTCAAG TTTTTTGGCCGGAGTATTCACTCAAAAGGATCACCACATGCTAATGTTAGCATTACAAATTGCCGAGATAATCCTTCAAAATTTTTCAGATAATTTCTTAAAGTTGTTTGTAAAGGAAGGTGTCTTTTTTGCCATTGATGCACTATTAACACCAGAAAGATCTTCAAAGTTGATGTACCCAGCATTTGGTGGCATTCAGCTGTCATTGGACTGTAGTCAAAAGTCTTCTTCAAGAGACACCCTCAAGTGTTTATGTTATGCATTTTCAACTAGTCAATCTCCTACATCATCAGAAACCAGAAATTGCAAACTGGACAAAGACTCCCTTTATAATCTTGCGGAgcatataaaaaacaaattcttAGCACCAGAATTATTTGATTCTGAGAAAGGATTGACTGATATTCTACAGAATCTTAGAGCACTTTCTAATGATTTGTTGAGCATGTCTACTGACAATGGTGCTCTTGGTGTACATGAAGAGAAGATCAATAATATATTGTATCAAATTATGGACAAGCTTACTGGCAAGGAACAAGTTTCTACTTTTGAATTTATTGAAAGTGGAGTTGTGAAATCACTTATTAATTGTTTATCTCATGGTCAGTATATCAGGGAAAACAAGGGAGTACAGGGTGTTTGTTATTATAATCCTGTCATAGAAAAACGATTTGAGGCTTTGGCTAGTGTATGCTTATGTGCTTCTCAGCATCTCTCAAGTGAAAAACCCCTTTCTATGTTAATCAGGAACTTGCAGACTGCACTGACTTCATTGGAAGCTTTCCCTATTGTTCTGAGCAATGGACCAAAACTGAGAAATTCATTTGCTAGTGTTCCCAATGGGTGTTCCATTCCTTACCCTTGCCTGAAAGTTCATTTTGTCAAGGGGGAGGGAGAGACTTTCCTGAATGACTACACTGAGTATTTTCATACTGTTGACCCATTTTCTTCTGTGCATTCCATAGAAAGGTATCTATGGCCAAAGGTCAGTGCAAAAAGCACAGAGCATACTAAATCGTCATCCATCCAAGTAGTGTTGCAACCCGAAAGTCCTCCCCTTCAATCACCATCAAATGCAAGTTCAGTCCCAGTTGAAATTCCTGTAATTTTAGGGACTCCTGACAGGATGACAGATCTCCCTGAACCACAG AAGGAAGAGCCAAAGTTGTCACAGCCTAGACGTGGTCAAGCAGTCGACGAGAACGTTGGGGAGTCATCATCCTCTGGAACTCAG gGTTATGCTGAACAAGAACTGCAAATGAACGCAGAACCAAActcaaaactagaaaaacagCATCCTGCATCTTGTAGCAATGAAGCTGGTCAAAAGCTTGTTTTTTACCTTGAAGGACAACGTCTGGATCCTAAATTGACTCTATATCAGGCAATTCTTCGCAATGCAATAAAACAAAATGCAGATTCTTTTTCTAGTGCAAAGCTGTGGAGTCAAGTGCACATAATAACCTATAGAAGGGATGTAGAATCTGAGGACATATTACCTCCAGAATGTTATTCTTCACCTCAGCATTTCTCTGACGAAAAAGTTTTATCTTATTATCAGCACACTCCTTTTTTCTCCGACATGTTCTCTTGTGAACTTGTTTCTGATTTGGAGAAGTCCAGTCCAACTtatgatattttgtttcttcttaaaAGCTTGGAAAGCATGAACAGAATTATATTTCACCTTATGTCACGTGAAAGAATTTGTGCTTTTGCCAAAGGGAAAGTTGATAACCTGGATAGCCTAGAAATAACAGTTCCTTCTGTGCCACAATTTGAGTTTGTAAGCAGTAAGTTGACAGAGAAGCTAGAGCAACAGATGAGGGACTCTTTGGCTGTCTCCATTGGTGGTATGCCATTGTGGTGTAATCAATTAATGGCTTCGTGTCCTTTCTTATTTAGTTTTGAGGCAAGATGCAAATACTTCAAATTGGAAGCATTTGGTCAGCCACAAGTCCAACCTCACATATCTCACAATGGCTCAGGAACAGTAAGTGACAGGCGACTGGGCCCTGGTGGATTGCCTCGAAAGAAATTTTTAGTTCATCGCGACCGGATTTTGGAATCTGCTGCACAAATGATGGACCTGCATGCCAGTAATAAAGTGGTTCTTGAAGTGGAATATGATGAAGAAGTGGGCACTGGTCTTGGACCAACTTTGGAATTTTATACCTTGGTGTGTCAGGAGTTCCAGAAATCTGGCTTGGGCATGTGGAGAGAAGATGCTTCTTCCTTTACCCTCAAGACAAACATGGAGGCTGAGGACATAGGAACCCATTCCTTTTATGGACTATTTCCTCGTCCATGGTCATCAATGCAAGATACATCTGGTGGCATACAGTTCTCTGAAGTAATAAAGAATTTTTTCCTTCTAGGCCAAGTTGTTGCTAAAGCACTTCAAGATGGAAGGATCTTAGATCTCCACTTCTCAAAAGCTTTCTATAAACTTATTCTTGGAAAG GAACTTTCTCTCTATGACATACAATCCTTTGATCCTGGGCTTGGTAAGGTCCTGCAAGAGTTTCAAGCATTAGTTATCAGGAAGAAATTTGTGGAATCTGTCAGTGGAGGGAATTCTGAGTTGCAACATGGACTAAGCTTTCGAGATACAAGAATTGAAGATCTTTGTCTTGATTTTACCCTTCCTGGGTTTCCTGATATTGTTCTTGCTTCAGGGACCGATCATACCATG GTAAATACGAGAAACTTGGAGGATTATGTTTCACTTATTGTTGATGCAACGGTGAGGTCTGGAGTTTCAAGACAAGTGGAAGCTTTTAAATCTGGCTTTAACCAG GTTTTCTCCATTGATCATCTTCGGATTTTCAATGAAGAAGAACTTGAGCGAATGCTTTGCGGAGAGTGTGACTCTTGGGCT GTCAACGAGCTTGGAGATCACATTAAGTTTGATCATGGGTACACTGCTAGCAGTCCTCCCATTATTAAT TTGTTGGAGATTGTCCGAGAGTTTGATAATGAACAGCGACGAGCATTTCTGCAGTTTGTGACGGGCGCACCTCGCCTTCCTCCGGGAGGATTGGCATCTCTCAATCCGAAGTTAACTATTGTTCGAAAG CATTGTAGCAACCGGGCAGACACAGACCTACCTAGCGTGATGACTTGTGCAAATTATCTCAAGCTACCTCCGTACTCATCAAAA GAAAGGATGAAAGAGAAGCTCTTGTATGCCATTACGGAGGGTCAAGGATCTTTCCACCTTTCATAA
- the LOC100798007 gene encoding probable LRR receptor-like serine/threonine-protein kinase At1g67720 isoform X1 codes for MLTDFILSYILKNSKRSGRNLLGEEMENRVPFFFFFLFSFSLLLLLLLELSSAQMPGFVSLDCGGKENFTDEIGLNWTPDKLRYGEISNISVANETRKQYTALRHFPADSRKYCYTLDVVSRTRYLLRASFLYGNFDANNVYPKFDIFIGATHWSTIVISDANTIEMRELIFLALSPTVSVCLSNATTGKPFISTLELRQFNGSVYYTYTEEHFYLSVSARINFGADSDAPIRYPDDPFDRIWESDSVKKANYLVDVAAGTRKISTNKSIDVNSDEMPPMKVMQTAVVGTNGSLTYRLNLDGFPGFAWAFTYFAEIEDLAENESRKFRLVLPGHSDISKAVVNIEENAPGKYRLYEPGYTNLSLPFVLSFRFGKTSDSSRGPLLNAMEINEYLEKNDGSPDGEVISSVLSHYFSADWAQEGGDPCLPVPWSWVRCSSDQQPKIISILLSSKNLTGNIPLDITKLTGLVELRLDGNMLTGPIPDFTGCMDLKIIHLENNQLTGALSTSLANLPNLRELYVQNNMLSGTVPSDLLSKDLDLNYTGNTNLHKGSRKKSHLYVIIGSAVGAAVLLVATIISCLVMRKGKTKYYEQNSLVSHPSQSMDSSKSIGPSEVAHCFSFSEIENSTNNFEKKIGSGGFGVVYYGKLKDGKEIAVKVLTSNSYQGKREFSNEVTLLSRIHHRNLVQLLGYCREEGNSMLIYEFMHNGTLKEHLYGPLTHGRSINWMKRLEIAEDSAKGIEYLHTGCVPAVIHRDLKSSNILLDKHMRAKVSDFGLSKLAVDGASHVSSIVRGTVGYLDPEYYISQQLTDKSDIYSFGVILLELISGQEAISNDSFGANCRNIVQWAKLHIESGDIQGIIDPVLQNNYDLQSMWKIAEKALMCVQPHGHMRPSISEVLKEIQDAIAIEREAEGNSDEPRNSVHSSINMGSMDLAATENYLSIDESIAQPIAR; via the exons ATGCTAAcggattttatcttatcatatattttaaaaaatagtaagagATCCGGCAG AAACCTTCTTGGAGAAGAAATGGAGAATAGGgtacccttcttcttcttcttcttgttctctTTCTCACTCCTGCTGCTACTTCTCTTGGAACTTTCTTCTGCTCAGATGCCAG GTTTTGTAAGTTTGGATTGTGGTGGTAAAGAAAATTTTACAGATGAAATTGGTCTTAATTGGACTCCCGACAAACTTAGGTATGGAGAAATAAGCAATATATCTGTTGCCAATGAGACACGGAAGCAATACACAGCACTACGACATTTTCCTGCTGATTCCAGAAAATACTGCTACACACTTGATGTTGTTAGTAGGACAAGGTACCTACTGAGAGCGTCATTCTTGTACGGGAACTTTGATGCAAACAATGTTTATCcaaaatttgacatttttattGGTGCTACTCATTGGTCGACTATAGTTATATCTGATGCTAACACTATAGAAATGAGAGAgcttatatttttggctttaagtCCTACAGTCAGTGTATGTTTATCAAATGCAACAACTGGGAAGCCATTCATATCTACGCTTGAACTCCGGCAATTCAATGGTTCAGTTTATTATACGTACACTGAGGAACACTTTTACCTCAGTGTCTCTGCAAGGATAAATTTTGGTGCAGATAGTGATGCCCCAATCAG GTATCCTGATGACCCATTTGATAGAATTTGGGAGTCAGATTCTGTCAAGAAAGCAAATTATCTTGTTGATGTTGCTGCCGGAACTAGGAAAATTTCCACAAACAAATCAATTGATGTTAACAGTGATGAAATGCCACCGATGAAAGTAATGCAGACTGCTGTGGTGGGCACAAACGGATCTCTAACTTACCGTTTGAATTTGGATGGTTTTCCTGGTTTTGCATGGGCATTTACCTATTTTGCAGAAATTGAAGATTTGGCTGAAAATGAATCCAGAAAATTCAGGCTAGTACTTCCCGGTCATTCAGATATTAGCAAGGCTGTGGTAAATATTGAAGAAAATGCTCCAGGAAAATATCGCCTTTACGAACCAGGATATACCAATTTATCCCTACCCTTTGTTTTGTCCTTTAGATTTGGCAAAACATCTGATTCTTCTAGGGGCCCTCTTCTAAATGCCATGGAGATTAATGAGTATTTGGAGAAAAATGATGGCTCTCCTGATG GAGAAGTGATATCTAGTGTACTTTCACACTACTTCTCAGCTGATTGGGCACAAGAAGGGGGTGACCCGTGTCTACCTGTTCCATGGTCATGGGTCCGCTGTAGCTCAGATCAACagccaaaaataatttcaat TTTGTTGTCTAGTAAAAACTTGACCGGCAATATTCCTTTGGACATAACGAAATTGACTGGTTTGGTTGAACT ACGGCTTGATGGTAATATGTTGACTGGCCCAATACCAGATTTCACGGGATGCATGGACTTAAAGATCAT TCATCTTGAGAACAATCAGTTGACAGGTGCACTCTCAACCTCTTTGGCGAACCTTCCAAATTTGAGGGAACT GTATGTCCAAAATAATATGTTATCCGGAACTGTACCATCGGATCTTCTGAGTAAAGATTTGGATTTGAA CTACACTGGAAACACTAATCTTCATAAAGGTAGCAGAAAAAAGAGTCACTTGTATGTGATTATTGGTTCAGCAGTTGGGGCTGCTGTTCTACTTGTGGCCACTATTATATCGTGCTTGGTTATGCGTAAAGGAAAGACAAAATATTACGAACAAA ACagccttgtttctcacccttctcAGAGTATGGATTCTTCTAAGAGCATTGGTCCTTCTGAAGTGGCACACTGCTTCAGCTTTTCTGAAATTGAAAATTCTACaaataattttgagaaaaaaattggttccggAGGTTTTGGAGTTGTTTACTATGGGAAACTGAAAGATGGAAAAGAGATAGCAGTTAAAGTTCTAACCAGCAATTCCTATCAGGGAAAACGAGAGTTCTCCAATGAG GTAACTCTTCTCTCAAGAATACATCATAGAAACTTGGTACAGCTTCTCGGGTATTGTCGAGAAGAAGGAAATAGCATGCTTATTTATGAGTTCATGCATAATGGAACTCTCAAGGAACATCTTTATG GCCCATTAACACATGGACGGAGCATCAATTGGATGAAGCGCCTTGAGATTGCAGAAGACTCTGCAAAAG GGATTGAGTATCTTCACACAGGCTGTGTTCCTGCTGTCATCCATCGAGACTTAAAAAGCAGCAACATTCTTCTTGACAAACACATGAGAGCCAAGGTTTCAGATTTTGGTCTCTCAAAACTTGCTGTGGATGGAGCCTCCCATGTGTCAAGCATAGTTCGTGGGACGGTAGGATATTTGGATCCCGA GTACTATATTTCCCAGCAGCTTACTGACAAGAGTGATATTTATAGTTTTGGTGTAATTCTTCTTGAACTCATATCTGGTCAAGAAGCAATATCTAATGACAGCTTTGGTGCTAATTGCCGAAACATAGTCCAGTGG GCAAAATTACACATTGAGAGTGGAGATATACAAGGTATTATTGATCCTGTGCTACAAAACAACTATGACCTACAATCAATGTGGAAAATAGCAGAGAAGGCATTAATGTGTGTTCAACCACATGGACATATGCGACCATCAATTTCAGAAGTTCTGAAGGAGATCCAAGATGCAATTGCTATTGAGAGAGAGGCTGAAGGTAATTCGGATGAGCCAAGAAATTCAGTTCATTCTTCAATCAACATGGGTTCTATGGATTTGGCTGCAACTGAGAACTACCTCTCAATTGATGAATCCATTGCACAGCCTATTGCACGATAG